A stretch of DNA from Actinomycetota bacterium:
ACCGTCTTCGGCGCGGTGTATGTCGGCTTCCTGCTGTCCCACTTCGTGCTGATACGTCAACTCGACTCCGGCACCGAGCTCGCGCTCGCCACCATTGTGAGCGTCTGGGCCAATGACGTGTTCGCCTACCTTGTGGGCTCGACCGTCGGACGCCACAAGATGGCGCCGCGCATCTCGCCGAACAAGTCATGGGAGGGCTTCCTGGCCGGTACCTCGTTCACGGTGCTGGTGTGGATAGGCGTCTTCTACCTCATCGACTCGCCCGTGTCGCTAGGAACACACGTCCTGGTGGGGATCGCCGTTTCGCTCGCGGCCGTGATCGGGGATCTCGCCGAGTCCAGGCTCAAGCGCGAAGCGGGAATCAAGGACTCCGGACGCCTTCTGCCGGGTCACGGTGGCTTTCTCGACCGGTTCGACAGCCTGATTCTTGTTTCGGTCGTGGCCTACTACCTGCTGGTCTTTGGCGGTGCCGTCTAGTGGCGACACCGCTGCGAGTCGCCATTCTCGGGTCGACGGGATCGATTGGCCGTCAGTCGCTGGATGTGGCAGCCCGCTTTCCCGACCGTGTTGAGGTTGTGGCTCTCGCAGCCTACAGCAGCGCGGAAGCGGTCATCGAACAGGCGCGCGCATTCGACGTCCGGTACCTGGCGATGGGGGATATTGCCGCTGCTCGGTCGGTTGCGACCGCACACCCGGACGTCGCTGTCGGAGCAGGCCCCGAGGCCGTTCGCGACCTTGCGGCACACGCCGGGGCCGACCTCGTACTGAACGCACTCGTAGGCGCCGCGGGTCTCGAGGCAACGATCGCAGCCCTGGACTCAGGTGCCATCCTCGCTCTCGCCAACAAGGAATCGCTGGTTGTCGGGGGCGATCTCGTGACCAGCCGCGCCGAGCCGGGCTCCATCATTCCTGTCGACAGCGAGCACTCCGCAATCTACCAGTGTCTCCTTGGCGAACCGGCAGCCGATGTGGCGCGAATCTGGCTCACAGCTTCGGGAGGGCCGTTCAGGGGATGGGATCGGGGGCGGCTCGCGCACGTCACGGCGGAGCAGGCGCTTGCGCACCCGACATGGACGATGGGTCACAAGATCACGATCGACTCCGCGACGCTCATGAACAAGGGCCTTGAGGCAATCGAGGCGCATCATCTCTTTGGCACGAAACTCGACGATATCTCGATCGTTGTGCATCCGCAGTCGTGCATCCACTCGATGGTGGAGTTCGCCGATGGCAGCGTGAAGGCGCACCTTGGCGCGACGGATATGCGCATCCCGATCCAGTACGCACTGAGCCATCCGCACCGATGGGAAGCACCGGTCACGCCGGTCGACTTCGCAACGCTCGGCTCGCTCGACTTCGAACCGCCGGATCTGGAGACGTTCGGCTGCCTGAGAATGGCGCTTGAGGCCGGACGCGTCGGCGGCACGATGCCGGCCGCCATGAACGCCGCCAATGAGATCGCCGTGGCTGCGTTCCTGGACCGCCGCTGCGGCTTCCTCGACATCGAGCGCGTGGTCGCAGCCGTCATGGAGCGCCACGAACGTGAGTCGCTCGAATCCGTCGGCCACATCCGGGCAGTCGACGCGTGGGCGCGTGCGGAAGCCGGATCCGTTCTGTAGTCTGGGAATCGTTCGGCCGCCTAGAGGCTTCTGGCGTGTACTTTGCTCAACAGCACCGCGACACTGACCGCACACTGCCGACAAGGAGAGTTGCCGAGAGTGACAACGTTCACCGATGCCGCAACCATCGTCTTCTGGGGCGTTCTGACCTTCTCAATCCTGATCGTCCTGCACGAGGGGGGTCACTTCCTTGCTGCCCGCGCCTTCGGCGTGAAGGTCCACGAGTTCATGATCGGCCTTCCCGGCCCGGCTATCAGGCTGCACACCAAGAAGACCGTCTTTGGCATCACTGCGATTCCGCTTGGCGGCTACGTGCGTATCGCAGGGATGGAGCCCGGCGCCGAGGACGAACTCCTCGCTCAAGCGCTTCTGCTCGCCGCCCGTGAAGGCACGCCGGGGGCGATCGACGCGCCCGCGCTCTCGATAGCGCTCGGCGTGGACCGCGATCGTGCGGCCTCGCTGCTGTACACGCTCGCGGACTGGGGCGCCGTTGTCGAAGACGAGGCGATCCCTGGTCGCTACCACTCTACCGTCGAGGATGACGGACGCGTCACGGCACAGGAGCTGCTGGACCGCGCCCGCTCGGAGACCTACCGGGGCCTGCCGACCTGGAAGCGCATCACCGTGCTTGCCAGCGGGGTCGTCACCAACATCGCCACCGCCCTCCTCGTCTTCACGATCGTGCTGAGCATCTGGGGCTACTACACCCCGTCCCTCACGCTGGCGGACATCTCTGAGGGGTATCCGGCGGAGTCAGCCGGGATG
This window harbors:
- a CDS encoding phosphatidate cytidylyltransferase, which translates into the protein MSRDRSATEPFGGFLVRVATASIIGVATLVAIIWGRPLGLGMLVSLVAMLGVGEFYSITRREHRLPNEVFGVLASGTMPIAAALWGRLGLMSVVTGLLVLALLWHIAFRQVRTADTATTVFGAVYVGFLLSHFVLIRQLDSGTELALATIVSVWANDVFAYLVGSTVGRHKMAPRISPNKSWEGFLAGTSFTVLVWIGVFYLIDSPVSLGTHVLVGIAVSLAAVIGDLAESRLKREAGIKDSGRLLPGHGGFLDRFDSLILVSVVAYYLLVFGGAV
- a CDS encoding M50 family metallopeptidase; its protein translation is MTTFTDAATIVFWGVLTFSILIVLHEGGHFLAARAFGVKVHEFMIGLPGPAIRLHTKKTVFGITAIPLGGYVRIAGMEPGAEDELLAQALLLAAREGTPGAIDAPALSIALGVDRDRAASLLYTLADWGAVVEDEAIPGRYHSTVEDDGRVTAQELLDRARSETYRGLPTWKRITVLASGVVTNIATALLVFTIVLSIWGYYTPSLTLADISEGYPAESAGMRAGDTITAVDGNLVTQWMEFSETIADTEPGTELAVTYERNGEPTTVDITLVESPDTGGGFLGVAADIKHVELTAPEALLESFKWTGKVFVAIGDFFRPATFERSIKGARSIIGISVEVAEAAKNGPLDYAWWIALLSMVLGVMNTLPIPPLDGGKIVLEIVEKLVGKPLDRRVTLGLSLAGALVLFTFIGYVMYADVMRYFVNA
- the dxr gene encoding 1-deoxy-D-xylulose-5-phosphate reductoisomerase, producing MATPLRVAILGSTGSIGRQSLDVAARFPDRVEVVALAAYSSAEAVIEQARAFDVRYLAMGDIAAARSVATAHPDVAVGAGPEAVRDLAAHAGADLVLNALVGAAGLEATIAALDSGAILALANKESLVVGGDLVTSRAEPGSIIPVDSEHSAIYQCLLGEPAADVARIWLTASGGPFRGWDRGRLAHVTAEQALAHPTWTMGHKITIDSATLMNKGLEAIEAHHLFGTKLDDISIVVHPQSCIHSMVEFADGSVKAHLGATDMRIPIQYALSHPHRWEAPVTPVDFATLGSLDFEPPDLETFGCLRMALEAGRVGGTMPAAMNAANEIAVAAFLDRRCGFLDIERVVAAVMERHERESLESVGHIRAVDAWARAEAGSVL